Below is a genomic region from Henckelia pumila isolate YLH828 chromosome 3, ASM3356847v2, whole genome shotgun sequence.
AAATTTTCATATAGGAGATTGGAGGATTGCACAAGATCACAACCTCAAGGGTGTCCTCGTCTCCTAGAGATGATATGATTCAGTAAGTTTATATATGGCCAAAACTAAACCAGTTGCAGTTCTCGTTTTTTTACAGATCCGAAAGAGTATCTAGTTACCATATGTATGATACTTACAAAGATGCATTAAGTCGCATCTAAACAACTCAACTAGCTGATACAGTTCCTAGTTCAACCTCTAAAATGAACAATAACGAACAATCACTTCATTTGATAACACATAGACCAGATTGCAATGGTAGCATACCACAAGAAGAGTGAATTTTTTCACATAATACGAGATTAGCTTAAATATATGCTTACTTCAGGAGCAAGATTGCCAACATAGACAGTGGTATACTGTGGATTGTTTTCCGGGGCATCTTCATTCCTCTTTTCTACACCATCTTCTGCAGAACGGATCATGAGGAAAAAAGAATACAACATATGAAGAACGTAGACAAACCCAAAGCAAAACCCATATCCTTTTCAacattaaatcaattaaatcaaaattatagAACATCTAGCAACTGGGACTCCTGCATTGTTAAAAGCTAAGCGCCTGATCATTCAATGATAACGATCATTAAAGTTGAAACCAGATTTACAGAAACCAAATATTTTGTGAATAACCAACTCAGCGTCCCACTCATTAGCTCTACAACATTTTTTCAATTAATATCATTGAAAAATTCATTGACATTCAGAACCAGATCTATCGACGTGAATATTATAGTTAACCAACCTGATGTTCCATTTGTTAGTTCCACAATGGTTTTTAAATCAGAACTCTGCTGGTCATCACCCAGACCAGCACCTTTTGTGGCCCAGTTGCAGCGGATTTGTCTACTTCCAAGCCACTTTCCTGCAATTTCAAGGGGAAAAGTATTGCTTTAGAACTAAATATCAACTACAACTCATGCCTTACAGATTCTAGCAAAATCATCATTGCAAACCAATCTGGTGTCGGCAAAAAGGTGTTTTTTTCTGAGTCAACCAGAGGATATTAAATATGTTGTTTGTGATTCTTCGGAAAACAAGTACAAACAACAGCAAGGGCTCAAAATAGATCTAACATGGTGAATcttgtaaaaaaaattcttatcaTGCAGCTGCAATCATCATAGCTTCGTTCAGACTAACTTTTCATAAATGTATCAACATTACCTAATTATTGCATGAAGCAGTCAACATGAGGTTAGAAACAAGGATCCCTGAGGTCCAATAGTGATACAAAAATCCTCAGAGACAAATTATCTTATAAATCATTAcataacatttatttcaatacaTCTTATAAcgtgaaatttaaatttataaaaacacaacaaaaaaccCCACGTACGATGCATGAATTTATAGCCCAAATACaggaatatattttaaaaattaaaataaaagaaatccacTAAATAGaatcagaatttttttaaaaataaaaaataaaaataaaaaagagcgACAAAACAAAGCATACCCACCATTCAAGTCATTTATTGAACTTTGAGCGTCCTGGAAGTCACACAAGATACAGAATGATCAATTGATGAGTGCTTGCACAAATAGAAAAGACAAAGAAGAAAAAATCCATACTCAGACCTGCTGACTACGAAAAGAAACAAAACCGAAGCCCCTTGAGCGACCAGTTTTCTGATCCCACATGACCCTCGCATCTCTGCATCAATAAAATGATGGCTGTTGAGTTGCTTGTGAAATCAAGGGTGAAATCAACCTCAAGGAATTGCAAACAAAATTGAACTTACGAACAAGTAGGATAGACAGAGAAACATGCAAATAAGGTAGCATCCGTAACCTCCGGGCTAAGATCACCGACAAAAATATTGAATTGATCTGTAAAGCCATGTGTACAGATGATCACCAAAACTTAGTCCCAAACTAATTGGCGTATTATATAATTCTGGATATATACAACATACTTGTTGTGTCCTCTCTCTGCGAACTAGCATATGCCCAGTTAACTTTAATAGGTTGACCAAACCTGCAAATTGCATTTAAATAATCAAGAACCCACTGTGAGGCAAATAATTTACCAATCTTCCTACTTACAATTGCCTCCCATTCAAAGTCACAATAGCAAGGGCGGCTGACCGGCGATCAAAGTAATCCACAAAGCCATATGATGACTGCATTACAGGTTGGAAACACCCGTTAGGATGAGAAGATTAGCACTTCAATAAACACAATATACTTCAGTGGATTAGGTCAATCAATGAATAAATTGTGATCAAAATGCAAACCTTGGCAAGGAACTTAAACTTTTGCGTGTTTATTCATTGTCCTGAATAAATACTGGGTAACACAGATATTAACTTTTATTTCATAAAGAGGAAAAGAAGTGGAAGCTACATCACTCACTCGTAAGAAAAAATTACAAGGATAAGAACATTGATGGCAACCATAAAAGTAGCAGAAAGTTGTATATTTGGTTGGAGCATACTTTTCTAAACTTGTGTGTCCTGGATAACACTAAGACAACAACCTCTAGACATGTTCATACTGAATCAAACATGAATGTTTAACAAAACATTCAAGAACCACAATAAAATTGAATGCAACTGAAACTGCATAAGCATAGAAGTCAAGGGAGTAAGGGAAGCATGAAACATaggagataaaaaaaaaattctcagaGGACGTGAATGGTGAAGAGGAGAAACAATGAGACATAAGACCACACCTTCTCTTTACGAATGAGCTTGCAACCTTCAAGAGGACCAGTATTAGCAAAAACCTCTTGAAGAAGTGGTTCCGTAACTTGTGGGTGGATGTTTCCGACATACCTATGTGGCATCACAAAATGGTTTATAAATCAACAAATATTGCTCCTGTACATTGAGATAGCTAGTCCAGAGGCATGATATGCCACGAAATAATTCAATCAACATCTATGGATTAACTTAATACTTCAACATGGTAAAAACTGTGTCAGCACAAGGACAAGAAATGAAAAGGGAAAtcggaaaaaaacaaaaacaaaaaacaaagtgCTCAAAAAATTCAGGGTTCGTTAGGAACTCACACACTGCGGCATGTACTTGAATCAAATCCGGGGGGTAAATTTCCACTCAAGATAGGTTCTATCTGCATGTAGCAAACAAGTCATAAGAGATGTCCGACTGGATGAAAAAAATTCGTCTGCATACAATAGATCAAACCTAATTTGCATTTTAATATCACCTCAATTCCACAAATGGACAAAGACGTGGAACACATTGAGGTTTACGGAATTCAAACGTATAAGAACACATATTGACAACAGATTCAAAATCCCACTTGTCCATTTCGACACCAACAGAAACTTCATCCAACATCCCAACTTCTATGTACTGAATGCTCCCATTTGGTCAGATTCTTTAAAGATAAGGGACCAGCCCCATTAATTGTAGATACATgtcataaattaaatattcacaTTTGACGAACAAAAAGCTCTCTCAACCCAATTTCATTTATAAAAAACTAGAATTTAAGAACAAACTTCCAAAAGTCCGCCATCTAACAAGCAACAATGTAGCAGATATCCAAACATCTCTCTTACATATTTACTATGCATAGGAAAAAATCTAGGAATCGCCTGGGACTAAGAGTCGAAGCGGAATTTCAAGGAAATAAGTTCTTGGTAGAGAAATACAGCACAACTTACTGCAAAAAAGCAATCTAACATCACATTGTCCAACTTCGATCTTGAATTGAAATAGAAAATGACAGTGATACTAGCTTCACTTAACTAATCACACATTTGAAAACAATCATCAGAATCCCAATCATGAAAATTCAGCCATTCTTAACAAGTAATTATTTATTGATACAGCTTCTCCACTGAGTCAAGTAGACAAGCAGCATCACTCCCCCATCTGTATTATGTTATCCAATATGCAGTTCAAGGTTTTTCTTTACAATTTCATTCATTAACACAAATCAGTAATACGACTTCaagaaattaatatttttttagcatTTATCTCCATTATCTCCCAGAAATGGGCAAAGCAACCTAACAAGAAGCTACTGAAatggccaaaaaaaaaaacccaacttGATTCTTCAATGGATAGCTAAGCACAATCACCGCATAAATTCTAACTCAAGTAATTCAATCAACAAATTTTAACagaaaaaaatatcaaacaaaTAAAGAAATGAAAACGTGATAaggtaaaaaataataataataataataataaatacaaaCCTGAGGCTGAGCGAGGAGACCCGGATGATAAAGAGATTGTTGCATTAGAGCTTGCTGTTGCTTCAACCTCTGGTGATGCATCTTGTCTTtactcaacaaaaaaaaaaaagtacagaaaaaaaaatgataaaataaaaacgAAATTAAGGTTCTTACAAGGTAAGAAACATGAACGaagaaaaaaagtaaaaaaacaaaaattaaaataaagaaaaatgaagagaaaaataaaagaagaagaagaaatgaaaaaaaaaaaccctcgaAGGCAAGGACAGCAGGTAAGAAAGCACGGGTAAGAAGAAGATGGTGATCGATTGTATAGGCCGAGGGATTTGATTGCCTGGATCTCCTTATTTTGTCTTTACTATGTGCTTCATCGTTTCTGACCGTTGGATGTAATCAAGGGTATTAACCAGCCAATAAGAAATCGGGGGATAATGTAAACTGATTtattatgcaaatttgatgtatgttcaaaaatcataattcataataataaaaaggatATTTATTTCCTTTTTGTTAAGCTAAATGATAGAAGTCAAAATTACATAACTAAATAAacgaacaaaataaattcttgaattcTTGGGATACTTgaacataaaaatcataaatatttgTGATTGTGCGACTTGATTTGCCGATCTTTATTAGTAACAGATGATTCACTTCGATGTTTTGATGCATTGGTTGACAACGTAGGAATGCTAGCTTATTTTGTCAAGTGAAAAGGGTTTGCAATAGCTAAAGTCGTATTCAATGCGTTTGTTATAAAAATAACGTTTGAAATCAATGGTTTTTCAAAGGTGATAAGATATCGAAACTGACGCAGAATGATGTTTTATCAAATGTTGTTCACAGTTAATAAAATACCCACTTGAACTGTAAGGAGTTCCACAACAAAAAGAGAGATCGGACCAGAATTACAATATCAAGATCATGAGAGACCACAATGCTGACGTGAATATCATATAGTTATAACTTGCATCAGTATTAATTTCTAACAATACAAATTGCTATCTTGTATATACTTAGATAGTGATTGCAAAGCTTTGCAaagaaaatctataataattttttaaaacatttgcAAATATTACATTAGTAttctataaaaaataaattaaatttctatattaaaaaaataaagaaaaaattggATTTATCGTTATTTTTCATTCCATAATTATTTTGTTGGTCTGTAATTTTAACGACGacctattttatttaaaattcgtACTAAATAGCGACGAATATCAATAATTATATTCGTCGCCTTCATTTTTAGCGacgaatttttattttagtcgCTGAATTATACAAAACTTGTCACTGATTTTGAATAATTTGAATTAGCGACGTTTTTTTGGAAATCCATCGCTAATAGCGACGGTATTTTAAAAACCGTCAGCTAATTTTAAGaacaaattttagaattttgtcGCTAAATGCCATGTTTTCTTGTAGTGTAATTTCAGTTATGTTTGTGGTCAGGTGCATAACAAGAATTTtggttgaattttattttaaaaagttcTTTAAAAAAACCGACATTTTGAATCGAGGGGAGAATTtccatttaaaatatatataaatatatattatattgtttCAATCTTTTAGTCTCATAAcatgtttatttaatattttttgttttttaaataataatttaatcaataattacaaaaaaaaaacaccatAATATtactattttgatttttttaataattattgtatataaattaaataaataacatgtttatttaatattttttgttttttaaataataatttcatcaataattacaaaaaaaagccataatattaatattttgaatttttttaataatgattgtttataaaataaataaaacatattatgttatattttgataattaaattttatattgaaaAAATCGATTAAATTTTAATAGTTTTTCCCCCAAATAACTTCAAAATCTATCTAATtaatagtattttaattatcacaAAAATTATGAGATGATCTCATATGTCAATTTGTAAGACGGTTTCTTGTTTGGGTCGTTCattgtaaaaaattattattatggtattactttttatattaaatatgaatGAGGTTGACTCGTATCACGGATAAAAATCCGTAAAACCGtctcaaaaaaaatattcattaattatatatgatataattttatatataataatgacaTCTGCGATGCGTGTCcacaaaatataaacataaattcaATAGagtttaataaatatataaaataataaaatcgaTTGTGATTTTGTGTGAAAATTTTCGATTTTGGATGATTTTGTTTATTgtgccaaaaataaaaatttaaaaatgatttgcacaaaaagaaaaaattaaatgtaaaaaaataaattaatggcAAGCTCGGAATATTGGGGAAGAAAAGTTCACCAAATTTTGGTATAGTAGATATTATTTGTCATGGATTTAACCCTTGTGAGCTCATGTACGACCTTATGCAGAAAATGGGTTTTTAGGTCTATTAGCCTTCGCGAATTAATCGAGAATTATTTGTTCTATGAAATCTAAAGTTGACTTGAAAATTAGAGTCTATATTTTGAGTAGATATTTTGGAAATATTAATTTGCTCAAAACCGATTTGGGGTGAATgagaaattatttatttaatattggtGTATAAGACTCAATTAATTGTATAGTATGGAAATGAGAGTTGTCCCACATTGAGATAATTTGTCTTTCTATTGCTAAATATATACTATTATGTATGTCAATAGATCGATTAAATTCAAATCAACCAGGTCAAGCCAACCAACAAGTTATGCATCTATCGTCATGATAGCTTTTATTTATGCTACTCGAAAATGGGTTTGTTGATGTGGCATTGAGTGGATGATGTAGCGGTTAAGTGTGCGCCACTAGGGCATGACATGGCGGTAGTTGATTGTCGTTAGATCGAAAGGACAACATGAAGAGTTGTGATGGTTGGATAGTTAGATGAAATTTGGACCGTTGGATGATTAGATTGATCTAGATCAAGGAGATTGAATCTTAGTCGTTGGATTAGGCGGTTATGATCTGATGCATCTAGGGTTGCATCCAAAGGATGTAATCAATCCAAAGAGGTGCGATCTGGATCGTTCAATTCGAAATTATGCATGAGATTAAATCTGATCAATGGATATGATCGAATGGTTGTGGCTCACCAAAGGGGTGTGATCTGCACCATTAGATTAAGATTGACAGATCAGATTGAATATAAAGCTTAGAGACACAACTAATCGTAAAAGACCCCTCCAACCCTTGGACATCTATAAATAGACCACAAGTCATAATGAAAAAATGTAGTTGGTTGTTAGAGATTCTGAAAGCATAAATTAACGTTCATTGTATCCAGCATGTGTCTGCATATATTTTTTGTTCAGCATTGTCAGAAAGTTCAAAAAGCATCTTAAAGTTCATCGGATTTTGTAATTTGGAGTGTTCCTATTACAAAAcgaaagtcgttgtatcttggGAGATGATTATCATATTCCATAAGCACCATGTGTGGGGAAAATTCGTCTTAAGAACATAGAGTGTAACTTTAGCATCGACTTTAAATTTTTGTTGGCGTCGTGTTCCAGTACATGTTGCAACATCTGTCAAGACACAAGCCAGACAACTTCAGTTTTACACAGGACTCAAACCCAACTATCTTAAGACGAATTTTGATGTGCATTCTGAAATGACATCCTCGTCTACCGTCCATGTTCTTACCCCAGTTCCAACGACGCATGTTGAGAAACCAGAGAATTTTGGAGGCCCCGACTTCAAAAGGATGATGTTATATTGTGCTACATTGCATCTGGTTGAGTTTCTGCATAAGAGGACTCCAACAATATCCGAGAAGTTAATTGACAGTGGAAAAATAATGGCTTATGAAGTATGAAAACGAAATTGGTAAGTTTTTCAATCTCAAATTGGTTGATTTCAAATCTGTTATAAGCCAAGTGCAGGATTGCAACTGTTATTACATGATATGCATGCCGAGTTTATGCAAATAAGTGAACTTTTTCAAGTTGCACCAATGATTGAGAAACTTTCACCTTCGTGGATggatttcaaaaattatttaagGCATAAACGAAAGAAAATGGGTCTCGAGGGTCTGATTGTTTGAATGCGTATTGAAGATGACAATCGCAAGCAATTTGAACCAAAAGAGaaattatctatatatatgaaTGGGCTAATTTGGTTCAACAAATGCTAGCAAAAGGATTTAGTATCCTGACAAAATCAATGTCAAAAAGTTTGAAGGGAACTGTTATAATTGTGAGAAGTCAAATCATGTAGCCAAGGACCGTAGATGTCCAAAGAAAAGCAAACAAAATCAAGTTAACATGATTGTTGCAAATCCCGTCGCAACAGATCATGAGACAATCTGTGAGACAGACTTCATTATTAATGAATTCTGATGAAAAACTTGGCTACTAGTGTAGCCAATATAGATGTCAAGAAAAGAGAGTTGTCGATGGGTGTTGAAGGTGAGAAAGTGACGCTTACTGTGTTCAAGCAGGCTAGCAATCTATCCAAGGAAAAAGTGTTTATGGTCGAGCAAGCAAGAAGGATGGAAATATGTCGCACACTTGAGAGTAAAGTAGCATTACCAAGAGAGAATGATCCGCCGGTgctaaagaaaaagaaaaataaaaagaaaaataaatctaAGTTAAATAGGGTCGTTgagtatgtttggagggtgaaatATAAGGGAAAAACCTTCAACAAAGTGGCAATGGGCTAGAACAGGAATATAGTCAgactatggactataaactaagcgtttattgggaggcaacccaagattttttatgtttttttattttttatgttattttaattgttttttatttcatattattttatgatGAGACTAGACATCGATAATAACCTTTATTTGTGTAGGTGCAAAGTGCGAAGCTGCAAGAGCTTAGGCGCCACCCCTAAAACAAAAGAGAAGCAGTGGATGATCAAGATGGTGCCGAGTACTGACGCTCAGTGCCCAAGATACGTGTCCCTTGTTCTTATTTACTACTGTACATTAGGGACAATGCACGTATTTAAGTTTAGGAGGGTCTGTGAAAaagtgtgaatttttttttgaagttgaGTTGGTAtatgtttgagttatttattttggtAAATTAAAGGAATGATGTGTAAATATGTTGGTCTacgatgatgaaaataatttgtgctgaaaaatcatttttagctatatttaattttgAGTTCTCACCCATATGCACGAATGCAATGGttttcgatactcctagcaattagagaAAAATTATGTGAATTTGTAATGTTGATGAGATGAATTGATTCTGAAATCTTGTGATTTTTGCTTAAAACTAAGGTAGATTTTTATAAACACATAAGTGATTTAGACGTTTTTGAATCAATTGAGTATTTTTAGCCACTCTATATTTATGTaagtacaaaaaaaaattgagtagttaaaaaattcaaagaaaaaagcGTAATGACAGATAAAGTAAAGTGAGGAGTAGCCTTGAAGAAAAAAAAGATTTAAAGTATATTCCAAATACAAGGCTAAAGATGGAAAATATATGGAGTAGAAAGAAGCCAAGATAAATATCTGGCAATGAAATACAAATAATAATATCTTAGCTACTCAATACTGCTCAAAGtgaaaaaatattcaatacttttgCTTGAATCATAAATCTTTGATTACCATTAATATATATTTGGATACATGCTCTCCTACTTAATTTGCTTGAACCTATTGTTAACCGAAAAAGTCTTTTTGATCTGTGCAAATAAAGATTCAACTTGGtggagagtattttgaaacttgagtGCGAAGTTAATGAATCTATGAAGCTAAcagattgcatgattttatcaaaatttagGTGGGTagatgtggggacctcgggtgctaatctcatcttaagtgGCAAATTACCATTTAATCATAAAAGAATCAGACTTGAAcgaataaaatcaaagactgaattttttttaaaaaagggcaGCTCACACACGGACCTTGGTCCGGACCCTGCACAGACcattgcacggggtccgtgcagctTTTGGACAAGGTTCCGTGCCTTTGctataaatcaaaatcaaaggaattgcGGGACAGAGAACACACGAACCCTTACACGGAGgcttgcacggggtccgtgccctgcgtATAAAAATCAGTCTTCTTAAactatcaagtctgaaaaatgataTCTATCATATAAGCTTTTCAACATGAATCTACATAATTGACATGCATTTAGACATCAATCTATATATCTGTAATATATGAAATCTCAAGTATCAGTCAATActtaacaacaacaacaatatatacaaatgttattgttgttttatcATGTCtaccaaatcataaaatacatgtcatctgcttaaaacccgagtcaccacttctaatctttcaatctcgtgctATCCAAGCCATGTCTGACTTGATCATAcctcaacctgatgcaatgcacgcatacaaacaaagcaacaaccggataacttcggtgagaataaatctcagtatgaataacatgcatatacatcattaaagcatattgaatctatatgccataataatcttcaatcataaaacatgtaataacatgtaaatcatagaatcatAGTCGACCCTTAAATTCTTAAAGTATAACTATTCATCTAAGGTAATCTCATACCAAGCATATAAACAATTTCACATTTTGAATGAAAtataataacatgctagcatttataaacacatattctaaaccatagaaatctttAGGtcaatgcataaatgcaatgcatgtgtcaaggaataggctatcaaatctgatatcaataaatcgtagttctgggatcccgggaaaataaaatctttaactaaccaccgactctcccaatcgaggtggtgttaaatatctcaaatcccctgaatttggtgcaactatagtgagtcatttagctctagaaataaatctatatttcgtgtcatgagtcatctgactctggaagtaaatctacattccatgccactcaactacagttctccaaacgtcatctgcactctaggtcattcagccctctgtgcttatcaaggtagggttcaagatgaatgtaaCACAATCTGGATGCCTCAAATCATACATAGGCTAAAAACAACATCTTAAACACATCAATCAGATAATCATAcgatcatataatcactcaaagcaacaatatcaattaaatcaaagaCGACAATTTAACATTTACATAACTGTTATGGGAACTCAAGAAGATGtgtatcttgaataatctatcccatttatgcaaacgtaaacaataacatatattaaacatgcatgcatgtgattttaggcaactcgataatcagaaacaatctcgagttattctgcccatcttattaatgtctattcataccttttgATCTCGAGTTTTAGATGCTCCAATTCTGgacaaataacatcaaagaacttctatcaaaatctgctcaaatcatTACAATCATTCAAGGCACACTAGCTTCATACCTTCTTCAATCTTTCTTGATTCAAAGGCTAACTTCTCGAGCTCGTCGATTCGAATTCGATCTtttgcaattcaaatctgaaatgcattgatTTTCAATTCAATATCAGCTCCTAATATCACTACAATCTCATAAATTCTGAAACAACTACAAGACTTGATTGTTCAGTCAAAATcaaaaccgacggcgtaacggttcgaCTTCGGCAATTTCCAAATGTATTAACATCAATAATACAATCATCTCAATCACATATAATCACTAATTCCAGCAGCATAAAACGTGAACATCAACCCCTAAAAATcagatttctgaaaaatctttGAATAATtggaaacatgttcaaacgatgatcttttctcgatccgtcttagatatgctatcgtcgtatatacaaAAACatgattatacaatcaaatcttcagtataacaacataataaaattcaaacatggtagaacttcttaAAATTTACGTCAAAATACAGCACTcggagccgtgatcgcaaatatatgctcaatcggaaattctaccgggcggatcaatttttatcggagcttgaaaggattaaaatggCGTGAAGGCTGGTTTTTAGAATTCTCTGCATTCTTTCTGCTGAGTGCACGTGAATGGAGTGGAAATATGTGAATTTTggatatatattggcctatttgcagtttggtccctgaattcttcagtaattgcaatttggtcttCGGtcaatcttttaattcaatttcaattctaaataatttaagaatattagaatttaagtctaaactctaaatattctcaaattaaatattctcgaattaaaattaaatcatttcggaccttatcgtattttagtccttgaactgctCAATATTCGCAAATTGGTCCTTGCCCATaattcatcctcaaattaaatccttgatatttagaatcttggaatttacatcttaaattccataaatatcaatttaaatatttttaatcttttaatttaagaattttggatattaaaatcttacaatccgaaaaatcctcaaattaaatatttttaacccGAAAtcaaaatctctaatttccataaattcttaaattcatcttttcactcttatttggaatttaactcttaaatcccgtcattaagaatttaatattttcgggtcttacaattcctcccctctaaggaatgatttcgtccccgaaatcgcattcgatcttagtGCTGATTCTCATAAGCTGTATAGCTGAAtgaagtaatactgacttcaattctctgagctttagatatctatttgatatcttctcttctatagtATCTTATTCTTCTTTCTGATCGCTTCTGCAATCATATTTATTCTCATTAACAAATAatcactgtagtgaccctgcatggaatcacctactaactggcaactaatagcatgcattaaacttaatacagaaaaatacttaacagagtaaaaacgtgcggaaacataatcataatttatatatcagcttagtaacataatccatgcttaaatctgtaatgatacaaccaaatcgaaatcttaaacagtaaacattatacagctatatcagatcctgctgtataataaaatcctcaaggctcctgctccctagtcctgccttgaactaccagctccgtccatcctgcgacttgccccatggaattgggtgtccaagataacaa
It encodes:
- the LOC140886964 gene encoding oligouridylate-binding protein 1-like, translated to MHHQRLKQQQALMQQSLYHPGLLAQPQIEPILSGNLPPGFDSSTCRSVYVGNIHPQVTEPLLQEVFANTGPLEGCKLIRKEKSSYGFVDYFDRRSAALAIVTLNGRQLFGQPIKVNWAYASSQREDTTNQFNIFVGDLSPEVTDATLFACFSVYPTCSDARVMWDQKTGRSRGFGFVSFRSQQDAQSSINDLNGKWLGSRQIRCNWATKGAGLGDDQQSSDLKTIVELTNGTSEDGVEKRNEDAPENNPQYTTVYVGNLAPEVTSVDLHRHFHALGVGAIEDIRVQRDKGFGFIRYSSHAEAARAIQMGNARILFGKPIKCSWGSKPTPPGTSSTPLPPPAATHMPGFTAADLAAYERQLALSKMMGGAQAALMHPQGQRLAAATQPIYDAMYSSIGTSQQPMFYQ